One window of Papaver somniferum cultivar HN1 chromosome 9, ASM357369v1, whole genome shotgun sequence genomic DNA carries:
- the LOC113312384 gene encoding probable inorganic phosphate transporter 1-3 translates to MADGTKAMFSALDNAKTQLYHFKAIVIAGMGFFTDAYDLFCITAVTKLLGRLYYYDPTSEKPGALPYMVNGAVTGVALCGTLCGQLFFGWLGDKLGRKKVYGITLVTMVGCAIASGLSMGSSAKSVMVSLCFFRFWLGFGIGGDYPLSAVIMSEYANQKTRGAFIAAVFAMQGVGILVAGLVAMIVSAVFLRAFPAQDYATNRVLSTQPEGDFVWRIVLMFGAVPAMMTYYWRMKMPETARFTALVAGDHKKAASDMARVLDQNIQDDEEPYKAASKLESAYGLFSSEFMRRHGLHLVGTSTTWFLLDIAFYSLNLTQKDVFPAIGLLKKGSTMNAIEEVFKISRAMFLVALFATVPGYWFTVFFIDKIGRYLIQLGGFLMMSIFMAIVGIRYSYLRGEKDKCPKDSTSDYCGGNKIAFAILFGLTFFFANFGPNSTTFIVPAELFPARFRSTCHGISAAAGKAGAIIGAFIVQGYTLDGNSKKIRKAIIGLAVVNLLGFFCSFMVPETNGRSLEEISGEDKDFGGGGAAITDEKVKDSSTDTYHAGNSV, encoded by the coding sequence ATGGCCGACGGAACAAAAGCCATGTTTTCAGCCTTAGACAATGCAAAGACGCAGCTTTATCACTTCAAAGCGATCGTAATTGCGGGGATGGGGTTTTTCACTGATGCATATGATCTCTTTTGCATCACAGCAGTGACTAAACTTCTTGGCCGCCTTTACTATTATGACCCGACTTCGGAAAAGCCTGGAGCACTTCCTTATATGGTGAATGGTGCCGTCACAGGAGTTGCTCTGTGCGGAACACTATGTGGTCAGCTTTTCTTTGGATGGCTTGGAGATAAATTAGGAAGAAAGAAAGTTTATGGGATTACTCTTGTAACCATGGTTGGTTGTGCAATAGCTTCAGGGCTCTCCATGGGTTCTTCGGCTAAGAGTGTCATGGTTTCTCTCTGTTTCTTCCGGTTCTGGCTAGGCTTTGGCATTGGAGGGGATTATCCTCTCTCGGCTGTCATAATGTCAGAGTATGCGAATCAGAAAACTAGAGGAGCTTTCATAGCCGCAGTTTTTGCCATGCAAGGAGTTGGAATCTTGGTTGCCGGTCTTGTTGCAATGATCGTGTCTGCAGTGTTCTTGCGTGCATTCCCAGCCCAAGATTATGCAACGAACCGAGTTTTATCAACTCAACCCGAGGGAGACTTTGTTTGGAGAATTGTGCTCATGTTCGGAGCTGTACCAGCTATGATGACGTACTATTGGCGAATGAAGATGCCTGAAACTGCAAGGTTCACTGCCTTGGTCGCTGGAGATCACAAGAAAGCCGCATCAGACATGGCAAGAGTACTAGACCAAAACATACAGGATGATGAAGAGCCTTACAAAGCTGCATCAAAACTCGAGTCTGCGTATGGATTATTTTCTAGTGAATTCATGAGAAGGCATGGACTTCATTTGGTTGGAACTTCTACTACTTGGTTCTTGCTGGACATTGCCTTCTATAGCTTGAATCTGACACAGAAGGATGTTTTCCCAGCCATCGGTTTGTTGAAGAAGGGATCAACCATGAATGCCATTGAAGAGGTCTTTAAGATATCCCGAGCGATGTTTCTAGTTGCGCTCTTTGCTACTGTCCCTGGATACTGGTTCACAGTTTTTTTCATTGATAAGATTGGACGTTACTTGATCCAACTGGGAGGATTCCTTATGATGTCCATTTTCATGGCAATAGTAGGTATTCGATACTCGTACCTGAGAGGAGAAAAGGACAAGTGCCCCAAAGATTCAACAAGTGACTACTGTGGTGGAAACAAGATAGCATTTGCCATTCTCTTCGGATTGACATTCTTCTTTGCGAACTTCGGACCCAACAGTACTACCTTCATTGTCCCGGCAGAGCTTTTTCCAGCAAGATTTAGATCAACCTGTCACGGAATCTCAGCAGCGGCAGGAAAAGCTGGTGCGATAATTGGTGCATTTATTGTGCAAGGTTATACTTTAGATGGTAACTCAAAAAAGATCAGAAAAGCAATCATAGGGTTGGCAGTTGTCAATCTGCTAGGATTTTTCTGCTCTTTCATGGTGCCAGAAACAAACGGACGATCACTCGAGGAAATTTCAGGAGAAGATAAGGATTTTGGTGGAGGTGGTGCTGCAATAACTGATGAGAAGGTAAAAGACTCCAGTACAGACACTTACCATGCTGGTAATTCAGTATAG